The Nitriliruptor alkaliphilus DSM 45188 genome includes a region encoding these proteins:
- the nirB gene encoding nitrite reductase large subunit NirB gives METTPAQTSSATSTDRHATVADGRRTVVVVGNGMVGHELVRQLVRVEAPLRIVVFGEEPRPAYDRVRLSAYVPSRDLDALALPEPEIYDHPDVELRVDTRVTAIDRDARQVTTGAGEVVPYDELVLATGSSPFVPPIAGADGPGAAVYRTVEDLGAIIDGAVGAERGVVIGGGLLGLEAAGALRSLGVQTTVIEFAPRLMPAQLDDAASAALRSRIEALGIEVRTETATSEVLRATDGHVTGLRFADDTTLDCQLLVFSAGIRPRDELARAAGLDVGERGGVLTDTTCRTVDPNVWAVGECAAVAGQVYGLVGPGYATARVVADRIAGGDSTFPGADMSTKLKLLGVDVASFGDALGTTPGARSVTIDDPVDAIHKKLVVDGDNRLLGGILVGDADAYPILHQLHLGGEPLSAAPASLIVPAPGEGQQALGPAALPDSCTVCTCNNVTKGELREAVGGGAITTLAELKAATTAGTGCGSCTTLCKSLLDHELESAGIEVDRSLCPHFAYTRQDLFDIVRAREVRTFTELLEGWGTGRGCEVCKPAVASMLATHWDEHVLDAATLGLQDTNDRYLANLQRDGTYSVVPRVPGGEITPQQLIAIGEVARDYDLYTKITGGQRVDLFGARLDQLPAIWERLIAAGMESGHAYGKALRTVKSCVGTSWCRYGVQDSTALAVQLELRYRGLRTPHKIKSAVSGCSRECAEAQSKDVGVIATERGWNLYVCGNGGMRPRHADLLAEDLDTDTLVAVIDRFLMFYARTADKLQRTSTWLESREGGIEELRAIVVDDSLGLAAELEAAMADHVAGYEDEWAATLADPDKLARFSHFVNEDVPDPDLAYVRERGQRRPVFDHERPLLPVLPIAEVSA, from the coding sequence ATGGAGACGACCCCCGCACAGACCTCGTCCGCGACGAGCACCGATCGGCACGCCACCGTTGCCGACGGCCGCCGCACGGTGGTGGTCGTCGGCAACGGGATGGTCGGACACGAGCTGGTGCGCCAGCTGGTCCGGGTCGAGGCCCCACTGCGGATCGTGGTGTTCGGTGAGGAACCGCGCCCGGCCTACGACCGCGTGCGCCTCAGCGCGTACGTCCCGAGCCGCGATCTCGATGCGCTCGCCCTCCCCGAACCGGAGATCTACGACCACCCGGACGTCGAGCTGCGGGTCGACACGCGGGTGACCGCGATCGACCGGGACGCGCGGCAGGTCACCACGGGTGCCGGCGAGGTCGTGCCCTACGACGAGCTGGTGCTCGCCACGGGCTCGTCGCCGTTCGTCCCGCCGATCGCCGGCGCCGACGGCCCGGGTGCCGCCGTCTACCGGACCGTCGAGGACCTCGGCGCGATCATCGATGGTGCCGTCGGGGCGGAGCGGGGTGTGGTCATCGGCGGCGGGCTGCTCGGCCTCGAGGCAGCCGGCGCGCTGCGTTCCCTCGGCGTGCAGACGACGGTCATCGAGTTCGCACCCCGGCTGATGCCGGCCCAGCTCGACGACGCCGCCTCCGCGGCCCTGCGCTCGCGCATCGAAGCGCTCGGCATCGAGGTGCGCACCGAGACGGCGACCTCCGAGGTCCTCCGCGCCACCGACGGGCACGTCACGGGCCTGCGGTTCGCCGACGACACGACCCTGGACTGCCAACTGCTGGTGTTCTCGGCGGGCATCCGGCCCCGCGACGAGCTCGCTCGCGCGGCCGGCCTCGACGTGGGGGAGCGTGGCGGCGTCCTGACCGACACCACCTGCCGCACCGTCGACCCGAACGTGTGGGCGGTGGGGGAGTGTGCCGCCGTCGCCGGCCAGGTCTACGGGCTGGTCGGGCCGGGGTACGCGACCGCCAGGGTCGTCGCCGACCGCATCGCCGGCGGCGACAGCACGTTCCCCGGCGCCGACATGTCCACCAAGCTCAAGCTCCTCGGCGTCGACGTCGCGAGTTTCGGTGACGCGCTCGGCACCACCCCGGGTGCCCGGAGCGTGACCATCGACGACCCGGTCGATGCCATCCACAAGAAGCTGGTGGTCGACGGCGACAACCGGCTCCTCGGTGGGATCCTGGTGGGCGACGCGGACGCGTACCCGATCCTCCACCAGCTCCACCTGGGAGGCGAGCCTCTGAGCGCCGCGCCCGCGTCGCTGATCGTGCCCGCCCCGGGCGAGGGGCAGCAGGCGCTCGGCCCGGCAGCGCTGCCCGACAGCTGCACGGTCTGCACCTGCAACAACGTCACGAAGGGCGAGCTGCGCGAGGCGGTCGGCGGCGGCGCGATCACGACCCTCGCGGAGCTGAAGGCCGCCACCACCGCGGGGACCGGCTGCGGGAGCTGCACCACGCTGTGCAAGAGCCTGCTCGACCACGAGCTCGAGTCGGCCGGCATCGAGGTCGACCGCAGCCTGTGCCCGCACTTCGCCTACACCCGCCAGGACCTGTTCGACATCGTCCGGGCCCGCGAGGTCCGGACCTTCACCGAGCTGCTCGAGGGGTGGGGAACCGGGCGCGGCTGCGAGGTCTGCAAGCCGGCAGTCGCCTCGATGCTCGCCACGCACTGGGACGAACACGTCCTCGATGCGGCCACCCTCGGCCTCCAGGACACCAACGACCGGTACCTGGCCAACCTCCAGCGGGACGGCACCTACTCGGTCGTGCCGCGGGTGCCCGGTGGCGAGATCACCCCGCAGCAGCTGATCGCCATCGGCGAGGTCGCACGGGACTACGACCTGTACACGAAGATCACCGGAGGCCAGCGGGTCGACCTGTTCGGGGCCCGGCTCGACCAGCTGCCGGCGATCTGGGAACGGCTCATCGCGGCCGGGATGGAATCCGGCCACGCCTACGGCAAGGCGCTGCGGACGGTGAAGTCGTGCGTCGGTACGTCGTGGTGCCGGTACGGGGTGCAGGACTCGACCGCGCTCGCGGTGCAGCTCGAGCTGCGGTACCGGGGCCTGCGGACCCCGCACAAGATCAAGTCCGCGGTCTCGGGGTGCTCGCGCGAGTGCGCCGAGGCGCAGAGCAAGGACGTCGGCGTCATCGCCACCGAGCGCGGCTGGAACCTCTACGTCTGCGGCAACGGCGGGATGCGACCACGCCACGCCGACCTGCTCGCCGAGGACCTCGACACCGACACGCTCGTGGCCGTGATCGACCGGTTCCTGATGTTCTACGCCCGGACCGCCGACAAGCTGCAACGGACCTCGACCTGGCTCGAGAGCCGCGAGGGCGGCATCGAGGAGCTGCGGGCCATCGTGGTCGACGACTCGCTCGGGCTCGCCGCAGAGCTGGAAGCCGCGATGGCCGACCACGTGGCGGGGTACGAGGACGAGTGGGCGGCGACGCTGGCCGATCCGGACAAGCTCGCCCGCTTCTCCCACTTCGTCAACGAGGACGTCCCCGACCCCGACCTCGCCTACGTGCGTGAGCGCGGCCAGCGGCGGCCCGTCTTCGATCACGAGCGGCCGCTGCTCCCCGTCCTGCCGATCGCGGAGGTGAGCGCGTGA
- a CDS encoding DUF1269 domain-containing protein, translating to MSEPPPPPPPPPSPFEEGEAWTAEERAAQNSVAERARAGSKADLWAFVLDGPLRAQEALLAAMRMVGRGQLKLEDAAIVTRVGGRVRIQQTRDVTPSQGAVGGAWLGTLAGLFVAQPILGAALGAAAGGLFAKLRDHGIDDGEMKRLGEELADGEAALFLLVEDCHQMRALHEVSRFPGRLLTTSVDPALAAEVESRFASDPWG from the coding sequence GTGAGCGAGCCACCACCCCCGCCGCCCCCACCACCCTCGCCGTTCGAGGAGGGTGAGGCTTGGACGGCCGAGGAACGTGCTGCGCAGAACTCGGTCGCCGAACGGGCCCGCGCCGGGAGCAAGGCCGACCTGTGGGCCTTCGTGCTCGACGGTCCGTTGCGTGCTCAGGAGGCGCTCCTCGCCGCGATGCGGATGGTCGGCCGTGGCCAGCTGAAGCTCGAGGACGCCGCCATCGTCACGCGGGTCGGTGGGCGCGTACGCATCCAACAGACCCGCGACGTCACGCCGTCGCAGGGCGCGGTCGGTGGCGCGTGGCTCGGCACGCTCGCGGGCCTGTTCGTCGCCCAGCCGATCCTCGGGGCGGCGCTCGGTGCCGCCGCCGGCGGCCTGTTCGCCAAGCTCCGCGATCACGGCATCGACGACGGCGAGATGAAGCGGCTCGGCGAGGAGCTCGCCGACGGCGAGGCCGCCCTGTTCCTGCTCGTGGAGGACTGTCACCAGATGCGCGCGCTGCACGAGGTGTCCCGCTTCCCGGGACGCCTCCTGACCACCTCCGTCGACCCCGCGCTGGCCGCCGAGGTCGAGAGCCGCTTCGCGAGCGACCCGTGGGGCTGA
- a CDS encoding GNAT family N-acetyltransferase encodes MGLTPPFGTDDDLEPPVGAPTVRAARVDDGPRLARLLGGADDPATIDRALSLVPDADEVGRVLLVAEFGGEVVGFATLVWIHQLQLAGPEAHVAELVVAPGPTAAVAAGTVERALRNAVVDQAELVGAARIGGPGWLVPGTRPVVRELPVGETVLALPALRELRPHLPEDDDAVVARIDQVQRGQGYRLLAVLPEGGGPALAVAGFRQVSNLAWGDILYVDDLVTRDAARGRGLAAALLVAIDDEAHRLRLQAVHLDSGHGVDRAAAHRSYLRHGYRISSHHLSRELPER; translated from the coding sequence GTGGGGCTGACCCCGCCGTTCGGGACGGACGACGACCTGGAACCGCCCGTCGGCGCCCCGACGGTCCGCGCGGCGCGGGTCGACGACGGGCCCCGCCTCGCCCGCCTGCTCGGCGGCGCCGACGACCCTGCGACCATCGACCGTGCGCTCAGTCTCGTCCCCGATGCCGACGAGGTCGGCCGGGTCCTGCTGGTGGCCGAGTTCGGTGGTGAGGTGGTGGGCTTCGCGACCTTGGTGTGGATCCACCAGCTGCAGCTCGCCGGACCGGAAGCCCACGTCGCGGAGCTGGTCGTCGCACCGGGCCCAACCGCTGCGGTCGCAGCCGGCACCGTCGAACGTGCGCTGCGCAACGCCGTCGTCGACCAGGCCGAGCTCGTCGGGGCGGCACGCATCGGCGGGCCGGGGTGGCTGGTCCCCGGCACGCGTCCCGTGGTGCGTGAGCTGCCGGTCGGCGAGACCGTGCTGGCGCTGCCGGCGCTCCGCGAGCTGCGTCCCCACCTGCCGGAGGACGACGACGCCGTGGTCGCCCGGATCGACCAGGTCCAGCGGGGGCAGGGCTACCGCCTGCTCGCCGTGCTCCCCGAGGGGGGCGGTCCGGCGCTGGCCGTGGCCGGGTTCCGGCAGGTCTCCAACCTCGCCTGGGGCGACATCCTGTACGTCGACGATCTGGTGACCCGGGATGCGGCGCGAGGTCGCGGTCTGGCGGCAGCCCTGCTCGTCGCCATCGACGACGAAGCGCACCGGCTCCGGCTGCAGGCCGTGCACCTCGACTCCGGTCACGGGGTCGACCGCGCCGCCGCCCACCGGAGCTACCTGCGGCACGGGTACCGCATCAGCTCCCACCATCTCTCGCGCGAGTTGCCCGAGCGCTGA
- the nirD gene encoding nitrite reductase small subunit NirD: protein MSVSATTVDLRTDGWTAVCALDRIVPDTGVTALVDGVQVAVFVLADGSVHAIDAHDPCSGANVLGRGIVGDVGGVDVVASPVHKQRFELATGRCLDADVAVAVHEVRVVDGLVELRIATGGG from the coding sequence GTGAGCGTGAGCGCGACGACCGTCGACCTGCGGACGGACGGCTGGACCGCGGTCTGCGCGCTGGACCGCATCGTCCCAGACACGGGGGTCACCGCCCTCGTCGACGGCGTCCAGGTCGCCGTCTTCGTACTGGCCGACGGGTCGGTCCACGCCATCGATGCGCACGACCCTTGCTCGGGGGCCAACGTGCTCGGCCGCGGCATCGTCGGCGACGTCGGCGGTGTCGACGTGGTCGCCTCGCCGGTGCACAAGCAGCGTTTCGAACTGGCGACGGGACGTTGCCTGGACGCGGACGTCGCCGTCGCCGTGCACGAGGTCCGTGTCGTCGACGGGCTGGTCGAGCTCAGGATCGCGACAGGAGGCGGCTGA